From the genome of Methylocystis bryophila, one region includes:
- a CDS encoding F0F1 ATP synthase subunit C — MATELQLVGAGLAAIGTGAAAIGVGIIFGNFVNGALRNPSAAAGQFTNAIIGAALAEGLGIFAFLIAILLYLK, encoded by the coding sequence ATGGCTACTGAACTGCAACTCGTCGGCGCGGGTCTCGCCGCGATCGGCACCGGCGCGGCGGCGATCGGCGTTGGCATCATCTTCGGCAACTTCGTCAATGGCGCGCTGCGCAACCCATCGGCGGCCGCGGGCCAGTTCACCAATGCGATCATCGGCGCGGCGCTCGCCGAAGGCCTCGGCATCTTCGCCTTTCTGATCGCGATCCTGCTTTATCTGAAGTAG
- a CDS encoding F0F1 ATP synthase subunit A produces the protein MAVEGGKPNPIEQFELVRFFEHRIGDIEVSFTNASLYMLIVALGVVALMVFATAGKRVVPTRMQAAAEMLYEFVAGMVRQVSGEEGMRFFPFVFSLFAFVLIANLIGLAPYTFSVTSQIVVTFSFAMLVMLIVVGYGIYRHGFHFFGLFVPHGVPKPVLVALVPIEIISFLSRPISLSVRLFANILAGHITLAVFGGFVALLLGAGVWAVLAPVPLLAITALYALELLVACLQAFVFATLTCVYLNDAIHPGH, from the coding sequence ATGGCTGTCGAGGGGGGAAAACCCAATCCGATCGAGCAGTTCGAGCTCGTGCGATTTTTCGAGCATCGCATCGGCGACATCGAGGTCTCCTTCACCAACGCCTCGCTCTATATGTTGATCGTCGCCTTGGGCGTCGTCGCGCTGATGGTGTTCGCGACGGCGGGCAAGCGCGTCGTGCCGACCAGGATGCAGGCGGCGGCGGAAATGCTCTATGAGTTCGTCGCCGGCATGGTGCGGCAGGTCTCCGGCGAAGAAGGCATGCGCTTCTTTCCTTTCGTCTTCTCGCTCTTCGCCTTCGTGCTCATCGCCAATCTGATCGGCCTCGCACCCTACACCTTCTCGGTGACGAGCCAGATCGTCGTGACCTTCTCCTTCGCGATGCTGGTGATGCTGATCGTCGTGGGCTACGGCATTTACCGGCACGGCTTCCACTTCTTCGGCCTTTTCGTGCCGCATGGCGTGCCGAAGCCCGTGCTCGTCGCGCTCGTGCCGATCGAGATCATCTCCTTCCTGTCGCGGCCGATCTCGCTCTCGGTGCGTCTCTTCGCCAATATTCTCGCCGGGCACATCACGCTCGCGGTGTTCGGCGGCTTCGTCGCGCTGCTGCTCGGCGCCGGCGTCTGGGCGGTGCTCGCGCCGGTTCCGCTCTTGGCGATCACCGCGCTCTATGCGCTGGAGCTGCTCGTGGCCTGCCTGCAGGCCTTTGTCTTCGCCACCCTCACTTGCGTCTATCTCAACGACGCAATTCACCCGGGCCACTGA
- a CDS encoding AtpZ/AtpI family protein: MSDDPEKKEAELQARLAKLDEALRARDAREAERASELSPQASGFAKAMNAGLTVFSEFVAAVIVGAGIGWLVDYWTGARPWGLVVFLGLGAAAGFWNIYRLALRQQARGEE; encoded by the coding sequence ATGAGCGACGATCCGGAAAAGAAAGAGGCCGAACTCCAAGCGCGCTTGGCGAAGCTCGACGAGGCCTTGAGAGCACGCGACGCGCGCGAGGCGGAAAGGGCGAGTGAGCTCAGTCCGCAGGCGAGCGGTTTCGCGAAAGCGATGAACGCGGGCCTCACCGTCTTTTCCGAATTCGTCGCGGCCGTCATCGTCGGCGCCGGCATCGGCTGGCTCGTCGACTATTGGACCGGCGCGAGGCCTTGGGGTCTCGTTGTCTTCCTCGGGCTCGGCGCGGCGGCGGGGTTCTGGAACATCTATCGCCTCGCCTTGCGTCAGCAGGCGAGGGGCGAGGAATAG